One window of the Saccopteryx bilineata isolate mSacBil1 chromosome 2, mSacBil1_pri_phased_curated, whole genome shotgun sequence genome contains the following:
- the IKBKE gene encoding inhibitor of nuclear factor kappa-B kinase subunit epsilon isoform X2 codes for MQSTANYLWHTDDLLGQGATASVYKARNKKSGELVAVKVFNTASYLRPREVQGTSRQKVLVMEYCSSGSLLSVLESPENAFGLPEDEFLVVLRCVVAGMNHLRENSIVHRDIKPGNIMRLMGEEGQSIYKLTDFGAARELDDDEKFISVYGTEEYLHPDMYERAVLRKPQQKAFGVTVDLWSIGVTLYHAATGSLPFVPFGGPRRNKEIMYRITTEKPAGAIAGTQRRENGPLEWSYTLPVTCQLSMGLQSQLVPILANILEVEQAKCWGFDQFFAETSDILQRVIVHVFSLPQAVLHHVYIHAHNTIAIFLEAVYKQTKVTLQNQEYLFEGHLCALEPKLSAQHIAHTTASSPLTLFSMPIETPEGLAFRDPALDIPKFVPKVDLQADYNTAKGVLGAGYQALRLARALLAGQELMLRGLYWFVETLKATCRRTLEVMRTALLFLSSSLGTERFSNMAGMPEIQELKGAAELRAKLRTLAEVLSRLSHNITERQLTLSSLSSELARDRDQVHEDRSIQQIQCCLDRMYLIYKQFRKSRMRPGLGYNEEQIHKLDKVNFSHLAKRLLQVFQEECVQKYQTSLVMHGNRMRVVHEARDHLRLVACSVAAYSTEAQGVQEGLSKILDWLSHQLLQDRTKAAQASAGPMASYSCPALKDLGLHMEELCEEMKLLAFDLQDNNRIIEGLSRAQSASDV; via the exons ATGCAGAGCACAGCAAATTACCTGTGGCACACGGATGACCTGCTGGGGCAGGGGGCCACTGCCAGTGTGTACAAGGCCCGGAACAAG AAATCCGGGGAACTGGTTGCTGTGAAGGTCTTCAACACCGCCAGCTACCTGCGACCTCGCGAGGTGCAG GGGACCAGCCGGCAGAAGGTGCTGGTGATGGAATATTGCTCCAGTGGAAGCCTGCTGAGCGTGCTGGAGAGCCCTGAGAATGCCTTCGGGCTGCCAGAGGATGAGTTCCTGGTGGTGCTGCGCTGTGTGG TGGCTGGCATGAACCACCTGCGGGAGAACAGCATCGTCCACCGCGACATCAAGCCGGGGAACATCATGCGTCtcatgggggaggaggggcagagcatctatAAGCTGACGGACTTTGGGGCCGCCCGGGAGTTGGATGACGATGAGAAGTTTATCTCCGTCTACGGGACAGAGGAGTACTTG CACCCTGACATGTATGAGCGGGCAGTGCTTCGCAAGCCCCAGCAGAAGGCATTTGGGGTGACTGTGGACCTCTGGAGCATCGGGGTGACCCTGTACCATGCCGCCACTGGCAGCCTGCCTTTCGTCCCGTTTGGTGGGCCACGGCGCAACAAGGAGATCAT GTACCGGATCACCACGGAGAAGCCGGCCGGGGCCATTGCAGGCACTCAGAGGCGGGAGAATGGGCCCCTGGAGTGGAGCTACACCCTCCCTGTCACCTGCCAGCTGTCAAT GGGACTGCAGAGCCAGCTGGTGCCCATCCTGGCCAACATCCTGGAGGTGGAACAGGCCAAGTGCTGGGGCTTTGACCAGTTCTTTGCAGAGACCAGTGACATCCTGCAACGAGTCATCGTCCATGTCTTCTCGCTGCCCCAGGCAGTCCTGCACCATGTCTACATCCACGCCCACAACAC GATAGCCATCTTCCTGGAGGCTGTGTACAAGCAGACCAAGGTGACCCTCCAGAACCAAGAGTACCTATTTGAGGGTCACCTCTGTGCCCTCGAGCCCAAGCTCTCAGCACAGCACATCGCCCACACGACAGCCAGCAGCCCCCTGACGCTGTTCAGCATGCCCATCGAGACCCCCGAGGGGCTGGCCTTCAGGGACC CTGCTCTGGACATCCCCAAGTTCGTGCCCAAAGTGGACCTGCAGGCAGATTACAACACAGCCAAG GGTGTGTTGGGTGCTGGCTACCAGGCCCTACGGCTGGCACGGGCCCTGCTGGCTGGGCAGGAACTCATGCTTCGGGGGCTGTACTGGTTTGT GGAGACACTCAAGGCCACCTGCAGGCGGACACTGGAGGTCATGAGGACggccctcctcttcctcagcagcagcctgggcactgagag GTTCAGCAACATGGCTGGGATGCCCGAGATCCAGGAGCTGAAGGGGGCGGCGGAGCTGAGGGCCAAGCTGCGGACG TTGGCGGAAGTCCTCTCCAGGCTTTCCCACAACATCACAGAGAGACAGCTGACCCTGAGCAGCCTGAGCTCTGAGCTGGCGAGGGACCGGGATCAGGTACATGAGGACAGAAG CATCCAGCAGATTCAGTGTTGCTTGGACAGGATGTACCTCATCTACAAACAATTCAGGAAGTCCAGGATGAGGCCAG GGCTTGGCTACAATGAGGAGCAGATTCACAAACTGGATAA GGTGAATTTCAGTCATTTAGCCAAAAGGCTCCTGCAGGTGTTCCAGGAGGAGTGTGTGCAGAAGTATCAGACATCCCTGGTCATGCATGGCAATCGCATGAG GGTGGTGCATGAGGCCAGGGACCACTTGCGCCTGGTCGCCTGCTCCGTGGCTGCCTACAGCACAGAAGCCCAGGGGGTCCAGGAGGGCCTCAGCAAG ATCCTTGACTGGCTGTCCCACCAGCTCCTTCAGGACAGAACAAAGGCAGCTCAGGCCTCAGCAGGCCCCATGGCTTCTTATTCCTGTCCTGCACTCAAGGACCTGGGCCTCCA CATGGAGGAGCTGTGTGAGGAGATGAAGCTGCTGGCCTTTGACCTCCAGGACAACAACCGCATCATTGAAGG GTTAAGTCGGGCCCAGTCGGCCTCTGATGTCTGA
- the IKBKE gene encoding inhibitor of nuclear factor kappa-B kinase subunit epsilon isoform X1, whose amino-acid sequence MQSTANYLWHTDDLLGQGATASVYKARNKKSGELVAVKVFNTASYLRPREVQVREFEVLRKLNHQNIVKLFAVEETGTSRQKVLVMEYCSSGSLLSVLESPENAFGLPEDEFLVVLRCVVAGMNHLRENSIVHRDIKPGNIMRLMGEEGQSIYKLTDFGAARELDDDEKFISVYGTEEYLHPDMYERAVLRKPQQKAFGVTVDLWSIGVTLYHAATGSLPFVPFGGPRRNKEIMYRITTEKPAGAIAGTQRRENGPLEWSYTLPVTCQLSMGLQSQLVPILANILEVEQAKCWGFDQFFAETSDILQRVIVHVFSLPQAVLHHVYIHAHNTIAIFLEAVYKQTKVTLQNQEYLFEGHLCALEPKLSAQHIAHTTASSPLTLFSMPIETPEGLAFRDPALDIPKFVPKVDLQADYNTAKGVLGAGYQALRLARALLAGQELMLRGLYWFVETLKATCRRTLEVMRTALLFLSSSLGTERFSNMAGMPEIQELKGAAELRAKLRTLAEVLSRLSHNITERQLTLSSLSSELARDRDQVHEDRSIQQIQCCLDRMYLIYKQFRKSRMRPGLGYNEEQIHKLDKVNFSHLAKRLLQVFQEECVQKYQTSLVMHGNRMRVVHEARDHLRLVACSVAAYSTEAQGVQEGLSKILDWLSHQLLQDRTKAAQASAGPMASYSCPALKDLGLHMEELCEEMKLLAFDLQDNNRIIEGLSRAQSASDV is encoded by the exons ATGCAGAGCACAGCAAATTACCTGTGGCACACGGATGACCTGCTGGGGCAGGGGGCCACTGCCAGTGTGTACAAGGCCCGGAACAAG AAATCCGGGGAACTGGTTGCTGTGAAGGTCTTCAACACCGCCAGCTACCTGCGACCTCGCGAGGTGCAGGTGAGGGAGTTTGAGGTCCTGCGGAAGCTGAACCACCAGAACATTGTCAAACTCTTTGCAGTGGAGGAGACG GGGACCAGCCGGCAGAAGGTGCTGGTGATGGAATATTGCTCCAGTGGAAGCCTGCTGAGCGTGCTGGAGAGCCCTGAGAATGCCTTCGGGCTGCCAGAGGATGAGTTCCTGGTGGTGCTGCGCTGTGTGG TGGCTGGCATGAACCACCTGCGGGAGAACAGCATCGTCCACCGCGACATCAAGCCGGGGAACATCATGCGTCtcatgggggaggaggggcagagcatctatAAGCTGACGGACTTTGGGGCCGCCCGGGAGTTGGATGACGATGAGAAGTTTATCTCCGTCTACGGGACAGAGGAGTACTTG CACCCTGACATGTATGAGCGGGCAGTGCTTCGCAAGCCCCAGCAGAAGGCATTTGGGGTGACTGTGGACCTCTGGAGCATCGGGGTGACCCTGTACCATGCCGCCACTGGCAGCCTGCCTTTCGTCCCGTTTGGTGGGCCACGGCGCAACAAGGAGATCAT GTACCGGATCACCACGGAGAAGCCGGCCGGGGCCATTGCAGGCACTCAGAGGCGGGAGAATGGGCCCCTGGAGTGGAGCTACACCCTCCCTGTCACCTGCCAGCTGTCAAT GGGACTGCAGAGCCAGCTGGTGCCCATCCTGGCCAACATCCTGGAGGTGGAACAGGCCAAGTGCTGGGGCTTTGACCAGTTCTTTGCAGAGACCAGTGACATCCTGCAACGAGTCATCGTCCATGTCTTCTCGCTGCCCCAGGCAGTCCTGCACCATGTCTACATCCACGCCCACAACAC GATAGCCATCTTCCTGGAGGCTGTGTACAAGCAGACCAAGGTGACCCTCCAGAACCAAGAGTACCTATTTGAGGGTCACCTCTGTGCCCTCGAGCCCAAGCTCTCAGCACAGCACATCGCCCACACGACAGCCAGCAGCCCCCTGACGCTGTTCAGCATGCCCATCGAGACCCCCGAGGGGCTGGCCTTCAGGGACC CTGCTCTGGACATCCCCAAGTTCGTGCCCAAAGTGGACCTGCAGGCAGATTACAACACAGCCAAG GGTGTGTTGGGTGCTGGCTACCAGGCCCTACGGCTGGCACGGGCCCTGCTGGCTGGGCAGGAACTCATGCTTCGGGGGCTGTACTGGTTTGT GGAGACACTCAAGGCCACCTGCAGGCGGACACTGGAGGTCATGAGGACggccctcctcttcctcagcagcagcctgggcactgagag GTTCAGCAACATGGCTGGGATGCCCGAGATCCAGGAGCTGAAGGGGGCGGCGGAGCTGAGGGCCAAGCTGCGGACG TTGGCGGAAGTCCTCTCCAGGCTTTCCCACAACATCACAGAGAGACAGCTGACCCTGAGCAGCCTGAGCTCTGAGCTGGCGAGGGACCGGGATCAGGTACATGAGGACAGAAG CATCCAGCAGATTCAGTGTTGCTTGGACAGGATGTACCTCATCTACAAACAATTCAGGAAGTCCAGGATGAGGCCAG GGCTTGGCTACAATGAGGAGCAGATTCACAAACTGGATAA GGTGAATTTCAGTCATTTAGCCAAAAGGCTCCTGCAGGTGTTCCAGGAGGAGTGTGTGCAGAAGTATCAGACATCCCTGGTCATGCATGGCAATCGCATGAG GGTGGTGCATGAGGCCAGGGACCACTTGCGCCTGGTCGCCTGCTCCGTGGCTGCCTACAGCACAGAAGCCCAGGGGGTCCAGGAGGGCCTCAGCAAG ATCCTTGACTGGCTGTCCCACCAGCTCCTTCAGGACAGAACAAAGGCAGCTCAGGCCTCAGCAGGCCCCATGGCTTCTTATTCCTGTCCTGCACTCAAGGACCTGGGCCTCCA CATGGAGGAGCTGTGTGAGGAGATGAAGCTGCTGGCCTTTGACCTCCAGGACAACAACCGCATCATTGAAGG GTTAAGTCGGGCCCAGTCGGCCTCTGATGTCTGA
- the IKBKE gene encoding inhibitor of nuclear factor kappa-B kinase subunit epsilon isoform X3, with the protein MQSTANYLWHTDDLLGQGATASVYKARNKKSGELVAVKVFNTASYLRPREVQVREFEVLRKLNHQNIVKLFAVEETGTSRQKVLVMEYCSSGSLLSVLESPENAFGLPEDEFLVVLRCVVAGMNHLRENSIVHRDIKPGNIMRLMGEEGQSIYKLTDFGAARELDDDEKFISVYGTEEYLHPDMYERAVLRKPQQKAFGVTVDLWSIGVTLYHAATGSLPFVPFGGPRRNKEIMYRITTEKPAGAIAGTQRRENGPLEWSYTLPVTCQLSMGLQSQLVPILANILEVEQAKCWGFDQFFAETSDILQRVIVHVFSLPQAVLHHVYIHAHNTIAIFLEAVYKQTKVTLQNQEYLFEGHLCALEPKLSAQHIAHTTASSPLTLFSMPIETPEGLAFRDPALDIPKFVPKVDLQADYNTAKGVLGAGYQALRLARALLAGQELMLRGLYWFVFSNMAGMPEIQELKGAAELRAKLRTLAEVLSRLSHNITERQLTLSSLSSELARDRDQVHEDRSIQQIQCCLDRMYLIYKQFRKSRMRPGLGYNEEQIHKLDKVNFSHLAKRLLQVFQEECVQKYQTSLVMHGNRMRVVHEARDHLRLVACSVAAYSTEAQGVQEGLSKILDWLSHQLLQDRTKAAQASAGPMASYSCPALKDLGLHMEELCEEMKLLAFDLQDNNRIIEGLSRAQSASDV; encoded by the exons ATGCAGAGCACAGCAAATTACCTGTGGCACACGGATGACCTGCTGGGGCAGGGGGCCACTGCCAGTGTGTACAAGGCCCGGAACAAG AAATCCGGGGAACTGGTTGCTGTGAAGGTCTTCAACACCGCCAGCTACCTGCGACCTCGCGAGGTGCAGGTGAGGGAGTTTGAGGTCCTGCGGAAGCTGAACCACCAGAACATTGTCAAACTCTTTGCAGTGGAGGAGACG GGGACCAGCCGGCAGAAGGTGCTGGTGATGGAATATTGCTCCAGTGGAAGCCTGCTGAGCGTGCTGGAGAGCCCTGAGAATGCCTTCGGGCTGCCAGAGGATGAGTTCCTGGTGGTGCTGCGCTGTGTGG TGGCTGGCATGAACCACCTGCGGGAGAACAGCATCGTCCACCGCGACATCAAGCCGGGGAACATCATGCGTCtcatgggggaggaggggcagagcatctatAAGCTGACGGACTTTGGGGCCGCCCGGGAGTTGGATGACGATGAGAAGTTTATCTCCGTCTACGGGACAGAGGAGTACTTG CACCCTGACATGTATGAGCGGGCAGTGCTTCGCAAGCCCCAGCAGAAGGCATTTGGGGTGACTGTGGACCTCTGGAGCATCGGGGTGACCCTGTACCATGCCGCCACTGGCAGCCTGCCTTTCGTCCCGTTTGGTGGGCCACGGCGCAACAAGGAGATCAT GTACCGGATCACCACGGAGAAGCCGGCCGGGGCCATTGCAGGCACTCAGAGGCGGGAGAATGGGCCCCTGGAGTGGAGCTACACCCTCCCTGTCACCTGCCAGCTGTCAAT GGGACTGCAGAGCCAGCTGGTGCCCATCCTGGCCAACATCCTGGAGGTGGAACAGGCCAAGTGCTGGGGCTTTGACCAGTTCTTTGCAGAGACCAGTGACATCCTGCAACGAGTCATCGTCCATGTCTTCTCGCTGCCCCAGGCAGTCCTGCACCATGTCTACATCCACGCCCACAACAC GATAGCCATCTTCCTGGAGGCTGTGTACAAGCAGACCAAGGTGACCCTCCAGAACCAAGAGTACCTATTTGAGGGTCACCTCTGTGCCCTCGAGCCCAAGCTCTCAGCACAGCACATCGCCCACACGACAGCCAGCAGCCCCCTGACGCTGTTCAGCATGCCCATCGAGACCCCCGAGGGGCTGGCCTTCAGGGACC CTGCTCTGGACATCCCCAAGTTCGTGCCCAAAGTGGACCTGCAGGCAGATTACAACACAGCCAAG GGTGTGTTGGGTGCTGGCTACCAGGCCCTACGGCTGGCACGGGCCCTGCTGGCTGGGCAGGAACTCATGCTTCGGGGGCTGTACTGGTTTGT GTTCAGCAACATGGCTGGGATGCCCGAGATCCAGGAGCTGAAGGGGGCGGCGGAGCTGAGGGCCAAGCTGCGGACG TTGGCGGAAGTCCTCTCCAGGCTTTCCCACAACATCACAGAGAGACAGCTGACCCTGAGCAGCCTGAGCTCTGAGCTGGCGAGGGACCGGGATCAGGTACATGAGGACAGAAG CATCCAGCAGATTCAGTGTTGCTTGGACAGGATGTACCTCATCTACAAACAATTCAGGAAGTCCAGGATGAGGCCAG GGCTTGGCTACAATGAGGAGCAGATTCACAAACTGGATAA GGTGAATTTCAGTCATTTAGCCAAAAGGCTCCTGCAGGTGTTCCAGGAGGAGTGTGTGCAGAAGTATCAGACATCCCTGGTCATGCATGGCAATCGCATGAG GGTGGTGCATGAGGCCAGGGACCACTTGCGCCTGGTCGCCTGCTCCGTGGCTGCCTACAGCACAGAAGCCCAGGGGGTCCAGGAGGGCCTCAGCAAG ATCCTTGACTGGCTGTCCCACCAGCTCCTTCAGGACAGAACAAAGGCAGCTCAGGCCTCAGCAGGCCCCATGGCTTCTTATTCCTGTCCTGCACTCAAGGACCTGGGCCTCCA CATGGAGGAGCTGTGTGAGGAGATGAAGCTGCTGGCCTTTGACCTCCAGGACAACAACCGCATCATTGAAGG GTTAAGTCGGGCCCAGTCGGCCTCTGATGTCTGA
- the IKBKE gene encoding inhibitor of nuclear factor kappa-B kinase subunit epsilon isoform X4 encodes MQSTANYLWHTDDLLGQGATASVYKARNKKSGELVAVKVFNTASYLRPREVQVREFEVLRKLNHQNIVKLFAVEETGTSRQKVLVMEYCSSGSLLSVLESPENAFGLPEDEFLVVLRCVVAGMNHLRENSIVHRDIKPGNIMRLMGEEGQSIYKLTDFGAARELDDDEKFISVYGTEEYLHPDMYERAVLRKPQQKAFGVTVDLWSIGVTLYHAATGSLPFVPFGGPRRNKEIMYRITTEKPAGAIAGTQRRENGPLEWSYTLPVTCQLSMGLQSQLVPILANILEVEQAKCWGFDQFFAETSDILQRVIVHVFSLPQAVLHHVYIHAHNTIAIFLEAVYKQTKVTLQNQEYLFEGHLCALEPKLSAQHIAHTTASSPLTLFSMPIETPEGLAFRDPALDIPKFVPKVDLQADYNTAKGVLGAGYQALRLARALLAGQELMLRGLYWFVNMAGMPEIQELKGAAELRAKLRTLAEVLSRLSHNITERQLTLSSLSSELARDRDQVHEDRSIQQIQCCLDRMYLIYKQFRKSRMRPGLGYNEEQIHKLDKVNFSHLAKRLLQVFQEECVQKYQTSLVMHGNRMRVVHEARDHLRLVACSVAAYSTEAQGVQEGLSKILDWLSHQLLQDRTKAAQASAGPMASYSCPALKDLGLHMEELCEEMKLLAFDLQDNNRIIEGLSRAQSASDV; translated from the exons ATGCAGAGCACAGCAAATTACCTGTGGCACACGGATGACCTGCTGGGGCAGGGGGCCACTGCCAGTGTGTACAAGGCCCGGAACAAG AAATCCGGGGAACTGGTTGCTGTGAAGGTCTTCAACACCGCCAGCTACCTGCGACCTCGCGAGGTGCAGGTGAGGGAGTTTGAGGTCCTGCGGAAGCTGAACCACCAGAACATTGTCAAACTCTTTGCAGTGGAGGAGACG GGGACCAGCCGGCAGAAGGTGCTGGTGATGGAATATTGCTCCAGTGGAAGCCTGCTGAGCGTGCTGGAGAGCCCTGAGAATGCCTTCGGGCTGCCAGAGGATGAGTTCCTGGTGGTGCTGCGCTGTGTGG TGGCTGGCATGAACCACCTGCGGGAGAACAGCATCGTCCACCGCGACATCAAGCCGGGGAACATCATGCGTCtcatgggggaggaggggcagagcatctatAAGCTGACGGACTTTGGGGCCGCCCGGGAGTTGGATGACGATGAGAAGTTTATCTCCGTCTACGGGACAGAGGAGTACTTG CACCCTGACATGTATGAGCGGGCAGTGCTTCGCAAGCCCCAGCAGAAGGCATTTGGGGTGACTGTGGACCTCTGGAGCATCGGGGTGACCCTGTACCATGCCGCCACTGGCAGCCTGCCTTTCGTCCCGTTTGGTGGGCCACGGCGCAACAAGGAGATCAT GTACCGGATCACCACGGAGAAGCCGGCCGGGGCCATTGCAGGCACTCAGAGGCGGGAGAATGGGCCCCTGGAGTGGAGCTACACCCTCCCTGTCACCTGCCAGCTGTCAAT GGGACTGCAGAGCCAGCTGGTGCCCATCCTGGCCAACATCCTGGAGGTGGAACAGGCCAAGTGCTGGGGCTTTGACCAGTTCTTTGCAGAGACCAGTGACATCCTGCAACGAGTCATCGTCCATGTCTTCTCGCTGCCCCAGGCAGTCCTGCACCATGTCTACATCCACGCCCACAACAC GATAGCCATCTTCCTGGAGGCTGTGTACAAGCAGACCAAGGTGACCCTCCAGAACCAAGAGTACCTATTTGAGGGTCACCTCTGTGCCCTCGAGCCCAAGCTCTCAGCACAGCACATCGCCCACACGACAGCCAGCAGCCCCCTGACGCTGTTCAGCATGCCCATCGAGACCCCCGAGGGGCTGGCCTTCAGGGACC CTGCTCTGGACATCCCCAAGTTCGTGCCCAAAGTGGACCTGCAGGCAGATTACAACACAGCCAAG GGTGTGTTGGGTGCTGGCTACCAGGCCCTACGGCTGGCACGGGCCCTGCTGGCTGGGCAGGAACTCATGCTTCGGGGGCTGTACTGGTTTGT CAACATGGCTGGGATGCCCGAGATCCAGGAGCTGAAGGGGGCGGCGGAGCTGAGGGCCAAGCTGCGGACG TTGGCGGAAGTCCTCTCCAGGCTTTCCCACAACATCACAGAGAGACAGCTGACCCTGAGCAGCCTGAGCTCTGAGCTGGCGAGGGACCGGGATCAGGTACATGAGGACAGAAG CATCCAGCAGATTCAGTGTTGCTTGGACAGGATGTACCTCATCTACAAACAATTCAGGAAGTCCAGGATGAGGCCAG GGCTTGGCTACAATGAGGAGCAGATTCACAAACTGGATAA GGTGAATTTCAGTCATTTAGCCAAAAGGCTCCTGCAGGTGTTCCAGGAGGAGTGTGTGCAGAAGTATCAGACATCCCTGGTCATGCATGGCAATCGCATGAG GGTGGTGCATGAGGCCAGGGACCACTTGCGCCTGGTCGCCTGCTCCGTGGCTGCCTACAGCACAGAAGCCCAGGGGGTCCAGGAGGGCCTCAGCAAG ATCCTTGACTGGCTGTCCCACCAGCTCCTTCAGGACAGAACAAAGGCAGCTCAGGCCTCAGCAGGCCCCATGGCTTCTTATTCCTGTCCTGCACTCAAGGACCTGGGCCTCCA CATGGAGGAGCTGTGTGAGGAGATGAAGCTGCTGGCCTTTGACCTCCAGGACAACAACCGCATCATTGAAGG GTTAAGTCGGGCCCAGTCGGCCTCTGATGTCTGA
- the IKBKE gene encoding inhibitor of nuclear factor kappa-B kinase subunit epsilon isoform X5: protein MQSTANYLWHTDDLLGQGATASVYKARNKGTSRQKVLVMEYCSSGSLLSVLESPENAFGLPEDEFLVVLRCVVAGMNHLRENSIVHRDIKPGNIMRLMGEEGQSIYKLTDFGAARELDDDEKFISVYGTEEYLHPDMYERAVLRKPQQKAFGVTVDLWSIGVTLYHAATGSLPFVPFGGPRRNKEIMYRITTEKPAGAIAGTQRRENGPLEWSYTLPVTCQLSMGLQSQLVPILANILEVEQAKCWGFDQFFAETSDILQRVIVHVFSLPQAVLHHVYIHAHNTIAIFLEAVYKQTKVTLQNQEYLFEGHLCALEPKLSAQHIAHTTASSPLTLFSMPIETPEGLAFRDPALDIPKFVPKVDLQADYNTAKGVLGAGYQALRLARALLAGQELMLRGLYWFVETLKATCRRTLEVMRTALLFLSSSLGTERFSNMAGMPEIQELKGAAELRAKLRTLAEVLSRLSHNITERQLTLSSLSSELARDRDQVHEDRSIQQIQCCLDRMYLIYKQFRKSRMRPGLGYNEEQIHKLDKVNFSHLAKRLLQVFQEECVQKYQTSLVMHGNRMRVVHEARDHLRLVACSVAAYSTEAQGVQEGLSKILDWLSHQLLQDRTKAAQASAGPMASYSCPALKDLGLHMEELCEEMKLLAFDLQDNNRIIEGLSRAQSASDV, encoded by the exons ATGCAGAGCACAGCAAATTACCTGTGGCACACGGATGACCTGCTGGGGCAGGGGGCCACTGCCAGTGTGTACAAGGCCCGGAACAAG GGGACCAGCCGGCAGAAGGTGCTGGTGATGGAATATTGCTCCAGTGGAAGCCTGCTGAGCGTGCTGGAGAGCCCTGAGAATGCCTTCGGGCTGCCAGAGGATGAGTTCCTGGTGGTGCTGCGCTGTGTGG TGGCTGGCATGAACCACCTGCGGGAGAACAGCATCGTCCACCGCGACATCAAGCCGGGGAACATCATGCGTCtcatgggggaggaggggcagagcatctatAAGCTGACGGACTTTGGGGCCGCCCGGGAGTTGGATGACGATGAGAAGTTTATCTCCGTCTACGGGACAGAGGAGTACTTG CACCCTGACATGTATGAGCGGGCAGTGCTTCGCAAGCCCCAGCAGAAGGCATTTGGGGTGACTGTGGACCTCTGGAGCATCGGGGTGACCCTGTACCATGCCGCCACTGGCAGCCTGCCTTTCGTCCCGTTTGGTGGGCCACGGCGCAACAAGGAGATCAT GTACCGGATCACCACGGAGAAGCCGGCCGGGGCCATTGCAGGCACTCAGAGGCGGGAGAATGGGCCCCTGGAGTGGAGCTACACCCTCCCTGTCACCTGCCAGCTGTCAAT GGGACTGCAGAGCCAGCTGGTGCCCATCCTGGCCAACATCCTGGAGGTGGAACAGGCCAAGTGCTGGGGCTTTGACCAGTTCTTTGCAGAGACCAGTGACATCCTGCAACGAGTCATCGTCCATGTCTTCTCGCTGCCCCAGGCAGTCCTGCACCATGTCTACATCCACGCCCACAACAC GATAGCCATCTTCCTGGAGGCTGTGTACAAGCAGACCAAGGTGACCCTCCAGAACCAAGAGTACCTATTTGAGGGTCACCTCTGTGCCCTCGAGCCCAAGCTCTCAGCACAGCACATCGCCCACACGACAGCCAGCAGCCCCCTGACGCTGTTCAGCATGCCCATCGAGACCCCCGAGGGGCTGGCCTTCAGGGACC CTGCTCTGGACATCCCCAAGTTCGTGCCCAAAGTGGACCTGCAGGCAGATTACAACACAGCCAAG GGTGTGTTGGGTGCTGGCTACCAGGCCCTACGGCTGGCACGGGCCCTGCTGGCTGGGCAGGAACTCATGCTTCGGGGGCTGTACTGGTTTGT GGAGACACTCAAGGCCACCTGCAGGCGGACACTGGAGGTCATGAGGACggccctcctcttcctcagcagcagcctgggcactgagag GTTCAGCAACATGGCTGGGATGCCCGAGATCCAGGAGCTGAAGGGGGCGGCGGAGCTGAGGGCCAAGCTGCGGACG TTGGCGGAAGTCCTCTCCAGGCTTTCCCACAACATCACAGAGAGACAGCTGACCCTGAGCAGCCTGAGCTCTGAGCTGGCGAGGGACCGGGATCAGGTACATGAGGACAGAAG CATCCAGCAGATTCAGTGTTGCTTGGACAGGATGTACCTCATCTACAAACAATTCAGGAAGTCCAGGATGAGGCCAG GGCTTGGCTACAATGAGGAGCAGATTCACAAACTGGATAA GGTGAATTTCAGTCATTTAGCCAAAAGGCTCCTGCAGGTGTTCCAGGAGGAGTGTGTGCAGAAGTATCAGACATCCCTGGTCATGCATGGCAATCGCATGAG GGTGGTGCATGAGGCCAGGGACCACTTGCGCCTGGTCGCCTGCTCCGTGGCTGCCTACAGCACAGAAGCCCAGGGGGTCCAGGAGGGCCTCAGCAAG ATCCTTGACTGGCTGTCCCACCAGCTCCTTCAGGACAGAACAAAGGCAGCTCAGGCCTCAGCAGGCCCCATGGCTTCTTATTCCTGTCCTGCACTCAAGGACCTGGGCCTCCA CATGGAGGAGCTGTGTGAGGAGATGAAGCTGCTGGCCTTTGACCTCCAGGACAACAACCGCATCATTGAAGG GTTAAGTCGGGCCCAGTCGGCCTCTGATGTCTGA